From a region of the Helianthus annuus cultivar XRQ/B chromosome 5, HanXRQr2.0-SUNRISE, whole genome shotgun sequence genome:
- the LOC110942491 gene encoding cysteine-rich repeat secretory protein 1: MEMKSIILFLFILQAIINGVNLVIAQSPKTDRHVCRGGEFRSNTIQKNRDSALDKLMVLIKNSSYNGFYHTQSAGKPEEQVSASFFCALNVVKGLCECCLKNVVQYIRKNCPKQQEGVAWDFYPYLQCMVRYSTGRKIFSVLDDWAWYRSGSDLSVSTVNLAKTMDSMLNKLKVKAAGGDALRKYASDSIHYDEDEHALYVDVQCTPDLTKEDCLKCLTKGSNKIRSFTKKPLFSGRVISTNCYVRYKHTSIFKAPIDFDPEACG, translated from the coding sequence ATGGAAATGAAATCCATAATTTTATTTCTTTTCATTCTTCAAGCAATCATCAACGGGGTCAATCTTGTCATAGCTCAATCACCTAAAACAGACAGGCATGTATGTAGAGGTGGAGAATTCAGAAGCAACACCATCCAAAAAAACCGAGATTCTGCATTGGATAAACTCATGGTGTTAATAAAGAATTCTAGCTACAATGGTTTTTACCATACCCAATCGGCCGGCAAACCTGAAGAACAAGTTAGTGCCAGCTTCTTTTGTGCCCTTAATGTCGTAAAAGGACTTTGTGAGTGTTGTCTTAAGAACGTTGTTCAGTATATTCGAAAGAACTGCCCTAAACAACAGGAAGGTGTAGCTTGGGATTTTTACCCATATTTACAATGTATGGTGCGTTACTCTACTGGTCGCAAAATATTCTCAGTGCTGGATGATTGGGCCTGGTATCGTTCGGGGAGCGATTTATCAGTTAGTACTGTTAATTTAGCAAAGACCATGGATAGTATGTTAAATAAGCTAAAGGTGAAAGCGGCTGGAGGTGATGCTCTTCGGAAATATGCGTCAGACAGTATACATTATGACGAGGATGAACACGCTCTTTACGTGGATGTGCAGTGTACTCCTGACTTAACAAAGGAGGATTGTCTTAAATGTTTAACCAAGGGAAGTAATAAGATTCGTAGTTTTACCAAGAAACCACTCTTTAGTGGACGGGTTATATCTACCAATTGTTATGTACGGTATAAGCATACAAGTATTTTCAAGGCTCCTATTGACTTTGATCCTGAAGCATGTGGTTAA